A window of the Lactuca sativa cultivar Salinas chromosome 5, Lsat_Salinas_v11, whole genome shotgun sequence genome harbors these coding sequences:
- the LOC111910593 gene encoding BTB/POZ domain-containing protein At5g03250: protein MVANLIDNYLAEVASDVNLKLKKFQSLVATVTDFARSIDEGMYRAIDIYLKKFELKWRNLVIVILQAHPWLIDFDWELLCRLMAYQKLSLEANTHAAQNKRLPLRFIVRGSLLREASAADICCRLLLCLLKLQLTDIPEQHVLPESGNVHLFPFVWIASPREEHERKK from the exons ATGGTGGCTAATCTCATCGACAACTATCTTGCTGAGGTGGCATCCGATGTTAACTTGAAGCTCAAAAAGTTTCAATCTTTGGTTGCTACTGTCACTGATTTTGCAAGGTCAATCGATGAAGGAATGTATCGAGCAATAGATATATATCTCAAG AAGTTCGAACTCAAATGGCGAAACCTTGTAATCGTAATTTTACAGGCACATCCATGGCTGATAGATTTCGATTGGGAGCTACTCTGTCGATTGATGGCCTACCAGAAACTGTCACTAGAAGCCAACACACACGCCGCACAGAATAAGAGACTGCCGCTCCGTTTCATAGTTCGGGGTTCTCTTCTTCGAGAAGCTTCGGCTGCAGATATCTGTTGTCGGCTGCTTTTATGTCTCTTAAAATTACAACTCACAGACATACCTGAGCAGCATGTGCTGCCGGAAAGTGGGAACGTGCACCTTTTTCCCTTCGTTTGGATTGCAAGCCCAAGAGAAGAACACGAAAGGAAGAAGTGA